One Rissa tridactyla isolate bRisTri1 chromosome 4, bRisTri1.patW.cur.20221130, whole genome shotgun sequence DNA window includes the following coding sequences:
- the NFKBIA gene encoding NF-kappa-B inhibitor alpha, with the protein MPSAAAAAAHSPPSRSPAAMISARRPVEPPVMEGYEQAKKERQGGFPLDDRHDSGLDSMKEEEYRQLVKELEDIRLQPREPPAWAQQLTEDGDTFLHLAIIHEEKALSLEVIRQTAGDRAFLNFQNNLSQTPLHLAVITDQPEIAEHLLKAGCDLEIRDFRGNTPLHIACQQGSLRSVSVLTQHCQPHHLLAVLQATNYNGHTCLHLASIQGYLAIVEYLLSLGADVNAQEPCNGRTALHLAVDLQNSDLVSLLVKHGADVNKVTYQGYSPYQLTWGRDNSSIQDQLKQLTTADLQMLPESEDEESSESEPEFTEDELIYDDCLIGGRQLSF; encoded by the exons atgcccagcgccgccgccgccgccgctcactCGCCGCCAAGCCGGAGCCCCGCCGCCATGATCAGCGCCCGCCGCCCCGTCGAGCCGCCGGTGATGGAGGGCTACGAGCAAGCGAAGAAAGAGCGTCAGGGCGGGTTCCCGCTCGACGACCGCCACGACAGCGGCTTGGACTCCATGAAGGAAGAGGAGTACCggcagctggtgaaggagctggaggacaTACGCCTGCAGCCCCGCGAACCGCCCGCCTGGGCGCAGCAGCTGACGGAGGACGGAGACAC ttttCTCCACTTGGCGATTATTCACGAGGAAAAAGCTCTGAGCCTGGAGGTGATCCGGCAGACGGCCGGGGACCGTGCTTTCCTGAACTTCCAGAACAACCTCAGCCAG aCTCCTCTTCACCTGGCAGTGATCACCGATCAGCCTGAAATTGCCGAGCATCTTCTGAAGGCCGGATGTGACCTGGAAATCAGGGACTTCCGAGGGAACACCCCCCTGCACATTGCCTGCCAGCAGGGCTCCCTCAGGAGCGTCAGCGTCCTCACGCAGCACTGCCAGCCGCACCACCTCCTCGCTGTCCTGCAGGCCACCAACTACAATG GACATACATGTCTCCATTTGGCATCTATTCAAGGATACCTGGCTATTGTCGAGTACTTGCTGTCCTTGGGAGCAGACGTAAATGCTCAG GAGCCGTGCAATGGCAGAACGGCACTACATTTGGCTGTCGACCTGCAGAATTCAGACCTGGTGTCACTTCTGGTGAAACACGGGGCGGACGTGAACAAAGTGACCTACCAGGGCTACTCCCCCTACCAGCTCACGTGGGGAAGAGACAACTCCAGCATACAGGACCAGCTGAAGCAGCTGACCACAGCCGACCTGCAGATGTTGCCAGAAAGTGAGGACGAGGAGAGCAGCGAATCGGAGCCTGAATTCACAGAGGATGAA cttatATATGATGACTGCCTTATTGGAGGACGACAGCTGTCATTTTAA